One window from the genome of Haloprofundus halobius encodes:
- a CDS encoding class I SAM-dependent methyltransferase: MTDRDAAADAVATGASSSGVATAQAFYSRWARVYDALATYGPGVSTLRERTAAALDPDPGDTVVEMGCGTGANFAYLRERVGSSGTLVGVDFSPGMLAVARERVAQEGWANVHVVRADATKPPVREADAVVASFVSGMLADPAAVVDGWAGLVGPGGRLALLDLARSTRPEARPLNALFHGLVLAGMPSKRPADLGAATDLLDRRVVAAQRALRERCDDATYSTHALGFARLGAGTVR, from the coding sequence ATGACCGACCGTGACGCCGCCGCGGACGCGGTCGCGACCGGCGCGTCGTCGTCCGGGGTCGCGACCGCCCAGGCGTTCTACAGCCGCTGGGCGCGGGTGTACGACGCGCTGGCGACGTACGGTCCCGGCGTCTCGACGCTCCGCGAGCGCACCGCGGCGGCGCTCGACCCCGACCCGGGTGACACCGTCGTCGAGATGGGCTGTGGGACGGGCGCGAACTTCGCGTACCTCCGCGAGCGCGTCGGTTCCTCGGGCACCCTCGTCGGCGTCGACTTCTCGCCGGGGATGCTCGCCGTCGCCCGCGAGCGGGTCGCTCAGGAGGGGTGGGCGAACGTCCACGTCGTCCGCGCGGACGCGACGAAACCGCCTGTGAGGGAGGCCGACGCCGTCGTCGCCTCGTTCGTCTCGGGGATGCTCGCCGACCCCGCCGCCGTCGTCGACGGCTGGGCCGGCCTCGTCGGGCCGGGCGGGCGTCTCGCGTTGCTGGATTTAGCGCGGAGTACACGCCCCGAAGCCCGTCCGCTGAACGCGCTGTTTCACGGTCTCGTGCTCGCGGGGATGCCGTCGAAGCGACCAGCGGACCTCGGCGCGGCGACCGACCTGCTGGACCGCCGTGTCGTCGCCGCCCAACGGGCGCTCCGCGAGCGGTGCGACGACGCGACGTACTCGACGCACGCGCTCGGCTTCGCCCGCCTCGGCGCGGGGACGGTCCGCTGA
- a CDS encoding ester cyclase, translating into MATTEPKTQMEAQFRRVADEAWSKGDYDVLDEVLADGYVSTQYQLDQSFRGVDEYRALIDSYREAMSDLTVHIDDLIVADDCVVCRYRVTGTHEGTLHVRGMEIPPTGKTIETPGISVVRFDGDRCIEEFNSPHALGMMEQLGVISSGSSTTDEASA; encoded by the coding sequence ATGGCAACTACCGAACCGAAGACACAGATGGAGGCACAGTTCCGCCGCGTCGCCGACGAGGCGTGGAGCAAAGGCGACTACGACGTCCTCGACGAAGTCCTCGCCGACGGATACGTCTCGACGCAGTACCAACTCGACCAGTCGTTCCGCGGCGTCGACGAGTACCGGGCGCTCATCGACTCGTACCGCGAGGCGATGTCGGACCTCACCGTCCACATCGACGACCTCATCGTCGCCGACGACTGCGTCGTCTGCCGGTACCGTGTCACAGGCACCCACGAGGGGACGCTTCACGTCCGCGGTATGGAGATTCCACCGACGGGAAAGACCATCGAGACGCCGGGCATCTCCGTCGTTCGATTCGACGGCGACCGCTGCATCGAGGAGTTCAACAGTCCGCACGCGCTCGGGATGATGGAACAGCTCGGCGTGATTTCGAGTGGATCGAGCACGACGGACGAGGCGAGCGCGTAA
- a CDS encoding AEC family transporter, with amino-acid sequence MSLVSIFATAILPILALAGIGFLLGRTQDVDPGPLNTITLYVLAPALVFHSLATTTLGGGTLVRVAAGVTVFTVAMIVVAEGIGRLLGEPEPILSALVLVSAFPNSGNYGVPLSEFAFGATGRSTAVLYLAVQGVLVYTVGVYIASRSGGSAGLDGFKRALRIPLVYAVVAALAARWLGIVPPVDSAAMETIQLVGDSSIPVMLLILGIQLANTDYGSALSRVGLASALKMAVAPVVGLGVALALGFADPTVARVFVLECAMPAAITPLILVIEFSDGVTIGGLSAAEYVSAVVFSTTLVSIPVLTVLIAVLESGAVI; translated from the coding sequence GTGTCACTCGTCTCTATCTTCGCCACCGCCATACTGCCGATTCTCGCGTTGGCGGGTATCGGCTTTCTGCTCGGCCGGACGCAGGACGTCGACCCCGGCCCGCTGAACACGATTACGCTCTACGTGCTCGCGCCGGCGCTCGTCTTTCACAGCCTCGCGACGACGACGCTCGGCGGCGGGACGCTCGTCCGCGTCGCCGCGGGCGTCACCGTCTTTACCGTCGCGATGATCGTCGTCGCCGAGGGGATCGGCCGCCTGCTCGGCGAACCCGAACCCATCCTGAGCGCGCTCGTTCTCGTCAGCGCCTTCCCGAACTCCGGCAACTACGGCGTCCCGCTGTCGGAGTTCGCCTTCGGCGCGACCGGACGGAGTACGGCGGTGCTCTACCTCGCGGTACAGGGCGTGCTCGTCTACACCGTCGGCGTCTACATCGCCTCGCGAAGCGGCGGGTCGGCGGGGCTCGACGGCTTCAAGCGCGCGCTCCGAATCCCGCTCGTCTACGCCGTCGTCGCCGCTCTCGCGGCGCGGTGGCTGGGAATCGTTCCACCCGTCGACAGCGCGGCGATGGAGACGATACAGCTCGTCGGCGACTCCTCGATCCCGGTGATGCTGCTCATCCTCGGTATCCAGTTGGCCAACACCGACTACGGCTCCGCGCTCTCGCGCGTCGGTCTCGCCAGCGCACTCAAGATGGCCGTCGCGCCCGTCGTCGGTCTCGGCGTCGCGCTCGCGCTCGGCTTTGCCGACCCCACCGTCGCGCGCGTGTTCGTCCTCGAATGTGCGATGCCCGCCGCCATAACGCCGCTCATCCTCGTCATCGAGTTCTCCGACGGGGTGACCATCGGCGGCCTCTCGGCGGCGGAGTACGTCAGCGCCGTCGTCTTCTCGACGACGCTCGTCAGCATTCCGGTGTTGACGGTTCTCATCGCAGTGTTGGAGTCGGGTGCGGTAATCTGA
- a CDS encoding Yip1 family protein, giving the protein MPRTPLLHPDEYFRERAPGLGFGRALATALLVALLTTAAVGFVGWQFSEALDTTITVENENRPPDWVCEDNGDDWPGCDEPETRELNLGDELWDRFAGLLPMVFLLSLLGWLVVGAFLHLLSRGGDRGTFADTLAVAAWGGVPMLVESAVGLVAASRVIRETSFSETPEALLQQLQGLQSFLDWPVAFAVGLVVAGWQLFVWRAGLEHARGLDSDVALRVAGLVAFVVFLLGIVG; this is encoded by the coding sequence ATGCCCCGCACGCCCCTCCTCCACCCCGACGAGTACTTCCGAGAGCGCGCACCCGGACTCGGGTTCGGCCGCGCGCTGGCGACTGCGCTCCTCGTTGCACTACTGACGACGGCCGCCGTCGGCTTCGTCGGCTGGCAGTTCAGCGAAGCGTTAGACACGACCATCACCGTCGAGAACGAGAACCGACCGCCCGACTGGGTCTGCGAGGACAACGGCGACGACTGGCCCGGTTGCGACGAGCCGGAGACGAGGGAGCTGAATCTCGGCGACGAGCTCTGGGACCGGTTCGCCGGCCTCCTCCCGATGGTGTTTCTGCTCTCGTTGCTCGGGTGGCTCGTCGTCGGTGCCTTCCTACACCTCCTCTCGCGCGGCGGCGACCGGGGAACGTTCGCCGACACGCTGGCGGTCGCCGCGTGGGGCGGCGTGCCGATGCTCGTCGAGTCCGCCGTCGGCCTCGTCGCGGCGTCGAGAGTCATCCGTGAAACGTCGTTCTCGGAGACCCCCGAGGCACTCCTCCAGCAGTTGCAGGGGTTGCAGTCGTTTCTCGACTGGCCGGTCGCGTTCGCGGTCGGTCTCGTCGTCGCCGGCTGGCAACTGTTCGTCTGGCGTGCGGGTCTCGAACACGCCCGCGGCCTCGACAGCGACGTCGCACTCCGCGTCGCCGGTCTCGTCGCGTTCGTCGTGTTCCTCCTCGGAATCGTCGGCTGA
- a CDS encoding phosphoribosyltransferase, whose amino-acid sequence MSDLPDEFKCTITNWEYIYGLCRDVSDDVKQSAFEPDVVVALARGGWFAGRCLCDFLGLDDLTSLKMEHYVGTAQKLGEPEVRYPMPEGSVEGKDVLIIDDIADTGGSIKRADEYVRERDADEVRTATLQLLQTSEFEPDYVGESLEEWAWIVYPWNFIEDMVDLISGVMVKADEETFELEDVRHYLDEFHDVDPIGMEIAQPNRLREVMTEMERREFVETTGSGAWRLIDNEGVGA is encoded by the coding sequence ATGAGCGACCTCCCCGACGAGTTCAAGTGCACCATCACCAACTGGGAGTACATCTACGGACTCTGCCGCGACGTGAGCGACGACGTGAAACAGTCGGCGTTCGAACCGGACGTCGTCGTCGCACTCGCCCGCGGCGGGTGGTTCGCGGGTCGGTGTCTCTGTGATTTCCTCGGGCTGGACGACCTGACGAGTCTGAAGATGGAACACTACGTCGGTACCGCCCAGAAGTTGGGCGAACCCGAGGTCCGCTACCCGATGCCGGAGGGCAGCGTCGAAGGCAAGGACGTCCTCATCATCGACGACATCGCCGACACCGGCGGCTCCATCAAACGCGCCGACGAGTACGTCCGCGAGCGCGACGCCGACGAGGTCCGCACGGCGACGCTGCAACTGCTGCAGACCAGCGAGTTCGAACCGGACTACGTCGGCGAGAGCCTCGAAGAGTGGGCGTGGATCGTCTACCCGTGGAACTTCATCGAGGACATGGTCGACCTCATCTCGGGCGTGATGGTGAAAGCCGACGAGGAGACGTTCGAACTCGAAGACGTGCGTCACTACCTCGACGAGTTCCACGACGTCGACCCAATCGGGATGGAAATCGCCCAGCCGAACCGTCTCCGAGAAGTGATGACGGAGATGGAGCGCCGCGAGTTCGTCGAGACCACCGGCTCGGGCGCGTGGCGACTCATCGACAACGAGGGCGTTGGCGCGTAG
- a CDS encoding thiamine-phosphate synthase family protein: MKFVEEVVVEEFLPTFRSMLAAELRDREFTQQEVAEALGVSQSAVSKYAHGRVARNETVEADERVRELVDRVAEGLATGEMSQLQALVETEVFIRHLEDGDLLAELHEAAMPELAEFDGEFDVHDPDSALRATERVLSSVRRGLRTLTNASGFAGLIPHVGSNLAECLPDAEEIEDVAAVPGRIFDVKGRATVAGDPEFGASGHVASVLLSARKAGAPVRAAVNVRYDPDIVASLEEAGYRTVEFDPDAPTDAVAAALDGLDIGETFVLYQTGSYGIEPITYVLGPDATTVASTVRELLR, encoded by the coding sequence ATGAAGTTCGTCGAGGAAGTCGTCGTCGAGGAGTTCCTCCCGACGTTCCGGTCGATGCTCGCAGCGGAACTCAGAGACAGAGAGTTCACCCAACAGGAAGTCGCCGAGGCGCTCGGCGTGAGCCAGAGCGCCGTCTCGAAGTACGCCCACGGCCGGGTCGCCCGCAACGAGACCGTCGAAGCCGACGAGCGCGTCCGCGAACTCGTCGATCGCGTCGCCGAGGGGTTGGCGACCGGCGAGATGAGCCAGCTACAGGCGCTCGTCGAGACCGAGGTGTTCATCCGCCACCTCGAAGACGGCGACCTGCTCGCGGAGCTCCACGAGGCGGCGATGCCCGAACTCGCCGAGTTCGATGGCGAGTTCGACGTTCACGACCCCGACAGCGCGCTCAGAGCCACCGAACGCGTGCTCTCGTCGGTCCGACGCGGCCTGCGGACGCTCACGAACGCCAGCGGCTTCGCGGGTCTCATCCCGCACGTCGGCTCGAACCTCGCCGAGTGTCTGCCCGACGCCGAGGAGATAGAGGACGTCGCCGCGGTCCCGGGTCGCATCTTCGACGTGAAAGGTCGCGCCACCGTCGCGGGCGACCCCGAGTTCGGCGCAAGCGGCCACGTCGCCTCCGTCCTCCTCTCGGCTCGGAAGGCGGGCGCGCCGGTCCGCGCCGCCGTCAACGTGCGCTACGACCCCGACATCGTCGCGTCGCTCGAAGAGGCGGGCTACCGGACCGTCGAGTTCGACCCCGACGCGCCGACCGACGCCGTCGCCGCCGCGCTCGACGGACTGGACATCGGCGAGACGTTCGTGCTCTACCAGACGGGGAGCTACGGTATCGAACCCATCACCTACGTGCTCGGTCCCGACGCGACGACCGTCGCCAGTACGGTCCGAGAGCTGTTGCGATGA
- the pth2 gene encoding peptidyl-tRNA hydrolase Pth2, whose translation MKQVIVARTDIGMGRGKLAAQVAHASLSAYEDADSRTRKKWKGEGQKKVVVKARGEKELFRLADLAEREGLPNAIVRDAGHTQLEPGTVTALAVGPGQDNLVDKVTGDLSLY comes from the coding sequence ATGAAGCAGGTCATCGTCGCCCGGACCGACATCGGGATGGGCCGCGGAAAGCTCGCCGCACAGGTCGCCCACGCGTCGCTGTCGGCGTACGAGGACGCCGACTCGCGCACGCGCAAGAAGTGGAAAGGGGAGGGACAGAAGAAAGTCGTCGTGAAGGCTCGCGGCGAGAAGGAGCTGTTTCGCTTGGCGGACCTCGCCGAGCGCGAGGGACTGCCGAACGCCATCGTCCGCGACGCCGGTCACACGCAGTTAGAGCCGGGCACGGTGACGGCGCTCGCGGTCGGTCCCGGGCAGGACAACCTCGTCGACAAGGTGACGGGCGACCTCTCGCTGTACTGA
- the dcd gene encoding dCTP deaminase, whose amino-acid sequence MILSDVDLLERLEVGDLVVDPLDDLDMQVQPASIDLRLGEEFLEFQRTNISCIHPNREEEIGQYVSETHVDEGDEFILHPGDFVLGTTKERVEIPPDLIATVEGRSSLGRLAIVIHATAGIVDPGYEGQITLELSNLGTAPVALTPGMRVSQLIFTELKTRAERPYGVERGSKYQGQRGPQASRLGDDPEFHGER is encoded by the coding sequence ATGATACTCTCGGACGTGGACCTCCTCGAACGACTGGAGGTCGGCGACCTCGTCGTCGACCCCCTCGACGACCTCGATATGCAGGTGCAACCGGCGAGCATCGACCTCCGACTCGGCGAGGAGTTCCTGGAGTTCCAGCGGACGAACATCTCCTGTATCCACCCCAACAGGGAGGAGGAGATCGGCCAGTACGTCTCCGAGACCCATGTCGACGAGGGCGACGAGTTCATCCTCCACCCGGGCGACTTCGTGCTCGGCACGACGAAAGAGCGCGTCGAGATTCCGCCGGACCTCATCGCCACGGTCGAGGGTCGCTCGTCGCTCGGCCGGCTCGCCATCGTCATCCACGCGACCGCCGGTATCGTGGATCCGGGGTACGAGGGCCAGATAACGCTCGAACTGTCGAATCTCGGCACCGCACCGGTCGCGCTCACGCCGGGGATGCGCGTCTCCCAACTCATCTTCACCGAACTGAAGACGCGCGCCGAGCGCCCCTACGGCGTCGAACGCGGATCGAAGTATCAGGGCCAGCGCGGCCCGCAGGCGTCGCGGCTGGGCGACGACCCCGAGTTCCACGGCGAGCGATGA